A genomic region of Chloroflexota bacterium contains the following coding sequences:
- a CDS encoding GAF domain-containing protein, producing the protein MSTLALFSSLAQTLLATTPFEQRMQHCFGLLADSYPQLDLRLTLLNEPDARPQVVLPLHRTSAVWDNTRMMQVVRRRQPVVIDQHTAPALPPSPFTTSAIVASEWQADMQCYLGLPIQWEGRLWGVLEARRNGTFSASERTLLSNLLPLLATAIGEAHWGRPIHHTSSEQQLDVRALTHDLEIAPDVTSLLTTLLQRAIHSVKASAGAINLVDREHGEYRLIASQGYPPTAGISERTSWPWNVGVVGRVARTGKAALLTDIAHDSEWQLSTPDVRAEIVVPVRVEGEAWAVLVLSTNREPIFTTRDLYFIQALADVAARPLQRATSYSELLEARMQLQQTLASLPLGLALTDGEGRILRTNPAWYQLWQIEQPADETALYLPWDILPLLLKRLSHPLELTDFFAECQAQPDETLELALRLSEPLQDLKLRSTPVKDAQHQITGRLVVIEDVTREREIDKMKNEFVSVVSHELRTPLTSILGYTELLLAREFKPVERQEFVQTVYDQANQLSKMVDDLLNLSRLDAGQIKLNRWVVSLHQIIREITKQLNETLSEKHRLLIDIPEGIPPIFADKDKVRQILTNLLSNAIKYSPNGGQVALIVRELRKVPPGAPPLPNERSVIIAVRDQGMGISEEDLPKLFTRFFRVDNSTTRKIGGTGLGLSITKALIELHGGRIWATSTLGRGTTFWVTLPIATELARRG; encoded by the coding sequence ATGTCAACGCTTGCTTTATTTAGTAGCCTAGCCCAAACTTTGCTTGCAACCACACCCTTTGAGCAGCGCATGCAGCATTGTTTTGGGCTGTTGGCGGATAGCTATCCTCAGCTTGATTTACGCTTAACCTTATTAAACGAGCCTGATGCTCGTCCGCAAGTGGTTTTGCCGTTGCATCGTACCAGCGCCGTTTGGGATAACACTCGCATGATGCAGGTGGTGCGGCGGCGACAACCAGTTGTGATCGATCAACACACTGCTCCGGCCTTGCCGCCAAGCCCATTTACCACTAGCGCAATTGTTGCTAGCGAATGGCAAGCCGATATGCAATGTTATTTGGGGCTGCCGATTCAATGGGAGGGCCGCTTGTGGGGGGTGTTGGAAGCTCGCCGCAATGGCACATTTAGCGCTAGCGAACGCACCTTATTGAGCAATTTGCTGCCCTTGCTGGCCACCGCGATCGGCGAAGCCCACTGGGGGCGACCGATTCATCATACCAGCAGCGAACAGCAGCTTGATGTACGGGCATTAACCCACGATTTAGAAATTGCGCCTGATGTAACCAGCTTGTTGACGACGCTCTTGCAACGGGCCATCCACAGTGTCAAAGCTAGTGCTGGAGCGATTAACTTGGTTGATCGTGAGCATGGCGAATATCGTTTGATTGCCTCGCAGGGCTACCCGCCAACCGCTGGGATTAGCGAGCGAACGTCGTGGCCTTGGAATGTTGGGGTGGTTGGGCGGGTGGCACGCACTGGCAAAGCCGCCTTGTTGACCGATATTGCCCACGATAGTGAATGGCAACTTTCTACCCCCGATGTGCGGGCCGAAATCGTTGTGCCCGTGCGGGTCGAGGGCGAGGCTTGGGCGGTGCTAGTGCTTTCGACCAATCGTGAGCCAATCTTTACAACCCGCGATCTCTATTTTATTCAGGCCTTGGCTGATGTGGCGGCGCGGCCATTGCAACGGGCAACCAGTTATAGCGAATTGCTCGAAGCCCGCATGCAATTGCAACAAACCTTGGCTAGTTTGCCGCTGGGCTTGGCCTTGACCGATGGCGAAGGCCGGATTCTGCGCACCAACCCTGCCTGGTATCAACTTTGGCAAATTGAGCAGCCTGCCGATGAAACTGCGCTGTATTTGCCGTGGGATATTTTGCCCTTGCTGCTCAAACGGCTTTCACACCCATTGGAATTGACTGATTTTTTTGCTGAATGCCAAGCCCAACCCGACGAAACCCTCGAATTAGCGCTACGTTTGAGCGAACCATTGCAAGATCTAAAATTGCGTTCAACCCCAGTCAAAGATGCGCAGCACCAAATTACTGGGCGCTTGGTGGTGATTGAAGATGTGACCCGCGAGCGTGAAATCGACAAGATGAAAAACGAGTTTGTGTCGGTGGTATCGCATGAATTGCGTACCCCGCTAACCTCGATTTTGGGCTATACCGAGTTGCTATTAGCGCGTGAATTCAAGCCAGTTGAGCGTCAAGAGTTCGTTCAAACTGTCTATGATCAGGCCAACCAACTTTCGAAGATGGTCGATGATCTGCTGAATCTTTCGCGCTTGGATGCAGGCCAGATCAAGCTGAATCGTTGGGTGGTATCGTTGCACCAAATTATTCGCGAAATTACCAAGCAACTCAACGAAACGCTGTCGGAAAAGCACCGTTTGTTAATTGATATTCCCGAGGGCATTCCGCCAATCTTTGCTGATAAAGATAAAGTGCGTCAGATTTTGACCAATTTGCTCTCGAATGCGATCAAATATTCGCCCAACGGCGGCCAAGTGGCCTTGATTGTGCGTGAATTGCGCAAAGTGCCGCCTGGTGCGCCGCCCTTGCCCAACGAGCGCTCGGTGATTATCGCGGTGCGCGATCAAGGTATGGGTATTTCCGAGGAAGATTTGCCCAAACTGTTCACGCGCTTTTTCCGGGTCGATAACTCGACCACCCGTAAAATTGGCGGTACAGGCTTAGGCTTATCGATCACCAAGGCCTTGATCGAGTTGCATGGCGGGCGAATTTGGGCCACCAGCACGCTTGGTCGTGGCACAACCTTTTGGGTAACCTTGCCAATTGCCACCGAGCTAGCCCGCCGAGGATGA
- a CDS encoding ROK family protein: protein MAILGIDIGGSGIKGALVDVAQGTMIGERLRISTPQPATPEAVAQTVQQLVQQLNWHGPIGCTFPAIVKNGYTLSAANVDQTWIGANADQLFEQATGCPFHMLNDADAAGLAEMKYGAGKEHNGVVMMLTFGTGIGSALFVQGLLVPNTELGHLEIRGKDAEHRASDRVREEKGWDWPKWAEKVNEVLARIEALFSPDLLIMGGGVSKRFDKFGQYLQTKAPLVPATLQNNAGIIGAALAASELFEQGHQIPNAH, encoded by the coding sequence ATGGCAATTTTGGGCATTGATATTGGTGGTTCAGGCATCAAAGGGGCGTTGGTCGATGTCGCCCAAGGCACGATGATTGGCGAGCGCCTGCGCATTAGCACGCCCCAACCAGCAACCCCCGAGGCAGTTGCGCAAACGGTTCAGCAGTTAGTTCAACAATTAAATTGGCATGGCCCGATTGGCTGTACCTTTCCGGCAATCGTCAAGAATGGCTATACCCTCAGCGCCGCCAATGTCGATCAAACTTGGATTGGCGCGAACGCTGATCAATTGTTTGAGCAAGCGACTGGCTGCCCGTTTCATATGCTCAATGATGCCGATGCGGCAGGCTTGGCCGAAATGAAATATGGCGCGGGCAAAGAACATAACGGCGTGGTGATGATGCTGACCTTTGGCACTGGCATTGGCAGCGCCTTATTCGTCCAAGGCTTGTTGGTGCCAAATACCGAACTGGGCCACTTGGAAATTCGCGGCAAAGATGCTGAACATCGCGCTTCGGATCGGGTGCGCGAGGAAAAAGGCTGGGATTGGCCGAAATGGGCCGAGAAAGTCAACGAGGTTTTAGCCCGCATCGAAGCCTTATTTTCGCCCGATTTGTTGATTATGGGCGGTGGGGTGAGCAAGCGCTTCGATAAATTTGGCCAGTATTTGCAAACCAAAGCGCCCTTGGTTCCCGCCACACTGCAAAATAACGCTGGCATTATCGGCGCTGCCTTGGCTGCTAGCGAATTGTTCGAGCAGGGTCACCAAATTCCGAATGCCCACTAA
- a CDS encoding DUF6086 family protein, which translates to MGMDYEYDPWFLAETSEEGSNILLWTVLIEFGQLFYAQIQAFEKMFCQPSGFYTYSAGDVILNQPTQLKALIEAMLSYYNSTKHYSLRPLLFDTPIQILLVLYRRALGEWLPAPAELMANIEAVEIAMGRGYLKRDG; encoded by the coding sequence ATGGGGATGGATTACGAATATGATCCTTGGTTTTTAGCGGAAACCAGCGAAGAAGGTAGCAATATTCTACTTTGGACGGTACTCATAGAATTTGGTCAACTTTTTTATGCTCAGATTCAAGCCTTTGAAAAAATGTTTTGTCAGCCCAGTGGCTTTTATACATATTCAGCGGGTGATGTTATTCTCAATCAGCCAACCCAACTAAAAGCCTTGATTGAGGCAATGCTCAGTTATTACAACTCAACCAAGCATTATTCATTACGCCCACTCTTATTCGATACGCCAATCCAGATTTTATTGGTGTTGTATCGACGAGCACTCGGCGAGTGGCTGCCAGCACCAGCCGAGCTTATGGCTAATATTGAAGCAGTTGAGATCGCAATGGGTCGGGGTTATCTCAAGCGCGATGGCTAG
- a CDS encoding VWA domain-containing protein: protein MNLSRMMRRVAQPVAGQSLVFSAILFFVLIGFAALAIDTGEAFSRQRQQQAASTAATISGLETLGVDGNDNAVVAAIEAALAANGITNAQPIVGDWPNLDPTVNYYRAFYTQRGSRVEYPVGTFSGSVPTELNGIRVEVRSARNTIFAQALGVDTLEVSADNKATWCQCATYVFPIAVSTDKMLGTLPGQSVTLTWTKNKITNAVDEKNYFVWAEWTAGSNADNRLKESLGGSGDLIKGLTETTPPAGYSNTSNNGIINNEDWIKVSDSVLTPGSTALTSLMNALKSGKPILLPTFSKLSYTGTTPKYASFRSGGFVRVILTNFTSNTITLRYVDANSNCPCVDVPLPPTPPEVKVTLDQKLIWYLPSITTTSYDIALVVDVSGSMKWCWNNQNTCGTNANARWYLVKEFLRKFSYKMLDVWNAPEGANMNNATLFPNEELIGKGGDNRIAVVRFSGGARTDSPSFGFVNSPSGSDVGSISSRTTAMKAKMTTFINWITSGNMNGSTAGAAGLNEGIRYFDNVGADSRKDRFGRPIKLVMMMLTDGLTNVMYDGPQIGEQNSQIRRHYTLSGSSYKYCKAPNDPTRGNLRTEGHPDYPITDLPDVQANCPWNGEGSGNGYAKAPIASLIEVSDRARNREAPKRPISIVAILVGDQQTYGLSDLRIDRIASTGGAFYAKDPNSLNYALIAILESLAQPCYERDALIPAASAKITVRDSTGAVVAGMGNMQASTTGSLIFRVPEPGNYSFVAERRVTAWSEFPLGAGETLDPNMYNSTRDPRLAGTSYLPQLYNRLQAPEDIVYRNAIPFSIPEDAEGMIDLGKYTLIIAENEAFKGLCPE from the coding sequence ATGAACTTAAGTCGCATGATGCGACGTGTAGCCCAACCAGTCGCAGGACAATCATTAGTATTCTCTGCTATTTTGTTCTTCGTCTTGATTGGTTTCGCTGCACTAGCCATTGATACAGGCGAAGCGTTTAGTCGCCAACGCCAACAGCAAGCAGCTTCAACTGCTGCTACCATCAGTGGCTTGGAAACGTTGGGTGTCGATGGCAACGATAACGCCGTTGTGGCTGCAATCGAAGCCGCCTTGGCTGCTAATGGGATCACCAACGCCCAGCCAATCGTCGGCGATTGGCCGAACCTCGACCCAACCGTAAACTACTATCGAGCCTTCTATACCCAACGTGGCTCACGGGTTGAATACCCAGTTGGAACATTCAGCGGCAGCGTGCCAACTGAACTCAATGGGATTCGGGTGGAAGTTCGCTCGGCTCGCAACACAATTTTTGCCCAGGCTTTAGGCGTTGATACGCTCGAAGTTTCAGCTGATAACAAAGCAACTTGGTGTCAATGTGCGACCTATGTCTTCCCAATCGCGGTCTCGACCGACAAGATGTTGGGGACGTTGCCAGGTCAGAGCGTTACCCTCACATGGACAAAAAACAAAATTACCAATGCTGTCGATGAAAAGAACTACTTCGTTTGGGCTGAATGGACGGCTGGTAGCAACGCCGACAATCGCTTGAAGGAATCATTGGGCGGTAGCGGTGATTTGATCAAAGGTTTGACCGAAACCACACCGCCAGCTGGTTATAGCAATACCAGTAATAATGGAATCATCAACAATGAGGACTGGATCAAAGTTTCGGATAGTGTGCTAACCCCAGGTTCGACCGCCTTAACCTCGTTGATGAATGCGCTGAAGAGTGGTAAGCCAATTTTGCTGCCAACCTTTAGCAAACTCAGCTACACAGGCACAACCCCTAAATATGCTAGCTTCCGATCAGGTGGCTTTGTACGGGTGATATTGACGAACTTTACTAGCAATACCATTACACTACGCTATGTTGACGCGAATTCCAACTGTCCATGTGTTGACGTACCCCTACCACCAACACCACCTGAAGTTAAGGTAACCCTTGATCAAAAGTTGATTTGGTACCTGCCAAGTATTACCACAACTAGCTATGATATTGCGTTGGTGGTTGACGTTTCTGGTTCGATGAAATGGTGCTGGAACAACCAGAACACTTGTGGCACCAACGCCAACGCTCGCTGGTATCTGGTCAAAGAGTTCTTGCGCAAGTTCTCGTATAAGATGCTTGATGTTTGGAATGCCCCAGAAGGCGCAAACATGAACAATGCAACCTTATTCCCTAACGAAGAACTGATTGGTAAAGGTGGCGATAACCGGATTGCAGTTGTGCGCTTCAGTGGCGGCGCTCGAACTGACAGCCCTTCATTTGGCTTTGTCAATTCACCATCTGGCAGTGATGTAGGCAGTATCAGCTCCCGTACTACGGCCATGAAAGCTAAAATGACTACCTTTATCAACTGGATCACTTCTGGCAACATGAATGGTAGTACGGCTGGAGCAGCAGGCTTGAATGAAGGGATTCGCTACTTCGACAATGTGGGTGCTGATTCACGTAAAGATCGTTTTGGTCGCCCAATCAAGCTGGTTATGATGATGCTGACTGACGGCTTGACCAATGTGATGTACGACGGCCCACAAATCGGTGAACAAAATAGTCAAATCAGACGACATTATACGCTTAGTGGCAGTTCGTATAAATATTGTAAGGCACCCAACGACCCAACCCGAGGCAATTTGCGAACAGAAGGCCATCCTGATTATCCAATCACCGACTTGCCTGATGTGCAAGCCAACTGTCCATGGAATGGCGAAGGCAGCGGCAATGGCTATGCTAAGGCTCCAATTGCATCATTGATCGAAGTCTCCGATCGTGCACGCAATCGAGAAGCGCCCAAGCGGCCAATTAGTATCGTCGCGATCTTGGTGGGCGACCAACAAACCTATGGTCTTTCAGACTTGCGGATTGATCGGATTGCTTCAACTGGTGGGGCATTCTACGCCAAAGATCCAAACTCGCTCAACTATGCGCTTATTGCGATTCTTGAGAGCTTGGCCCAACCATGCTATGAGCGCGATGCACTTATTCCAGCAGCTTCGGCCAAGATTACTGTTCGCGATAGTACTGGTGCAGTTGTTGCTGGGATGGGCAATATGCAAGCTTCAACAACTGGCAGCTTAATCTTTAGAGTACCAGAACCTGGCAATTATAGCTTTGTCGCTGAACGCAGAGTAACGGCTTGGAGTGAATTCCCCTTGGGTGCAGGCGAAACGCTTGATCCAAACATGTATAACTCGACCCGTGACCCACGCTTGGCTGGCACAAGCTACTTGCCACAACTGTACAACCGCTTGCAAGCACCCGAGGATATTGTGTATCGCAATGCGATCCCATTCAGTATCCCTGAAGATGCTGAAGGCATGATTGATTTGGGCAAATATACCCTGATCATCGCTGAGAACGAAGCCTTCAAGGGACTTTGCCCAGAATAA
- a CDS encoding pilus assembly protein produces the protein MLKLKHKRKKAGQALVEFALTVTVLFFFLSAIIDLGLAFFAHQGLKGAAYEAVSYGALFPIRSDGTINTQEIRDRLRYESGAPSDGTGARFVNLFDLDNNGAADPASVQADRITITFIPSPVPNSVPVDCANPATMMRQFCDIRVSVRYRYKPFFSFASLLGAQWIELTAIQQHTLP, from the coding sequence ATGCTCAAGCTTAAACACAAGCGCAAAAAGGCAGGCCAAGCCTTGGTTGAGTTTGCGCTAACCGTGACTGTCTTATTCTTTTTTCTTTCAGCAATTATTGATCTTGGTTTAGCCTTTTTTGCCCATCAGGGTTTGAAGGGTGCCGCCTACGAGGCCGTTTCATATGGGGCATTGTTTCCAATAAGAAGTGATGGAACTATCAATACCCAAGAAATTCGCGACCGGCTACGTTATGAAAGTGGTGCTCCCTCGGATGGCACAGGCGCACGCTTTGTCAACTTATTTGATCTTGATAACAATGGGGCAGCTGATCCAGCCAGTGTTCAAGCAGATCGAATTACTATTACCTTTATCCCAAGTCCAGTGCCAAATAGTGTACCAGTGGATTGTGCTAACCCAGCGACGATGATGCGCCAATTTTGCGATATTCGGGTTAGCGTTCGCTATCGCTATAAACCATTCTTTTCATTCGCTTCGTTGTTGGGTGCCCAATGGATTGAACTAACCGCCATTCAACAACATACCTTACCTTAG
- a CDS encoding pilus assembly protein — protein MKRKSRGQALVEFALVFPLIMTFLFASIEMGFFVYSWSQANYAARRGAEQASSGPPVRALSEIGYDTADDDCVSLIRAAALRTTIGIQPSDVKMGYKRTANDTAEVVDSANPTIYRKAGYIMQVQVEYEYQPLTPVGDLLLDGRIIDATSRRTIVRYDFSSIDPLSVCR, from the coding sequence ATGAAACGAAAATCGCGAGGGCAAGCCCTTGTTGAGTTTGCCTTGGTTTTTCCCCTTATTATGACGTTCTTATTCGCATCAATTGAAATGGGCTTTTTTGTTTATTCCTGGTCGCAAGCCAACTATGCCGCCCGCCGTGGGGCCGAACAAGCTTCATCAGGGCCACCAGTGCGGGCACTTTCTGAAATTGGCTATGATACAGCAGACGACGATTGTGTAAGCTTGATTCGGGCAGCCGCCTTACGCACCACGATAGGCATCCAACCATCAGATGTTAAGATGGGATATAAGCGTACAGCCAATGATACTGCCGAAGTTGTTGATTCGGCTAACCCAACGATCTATCGTAAGGCTGGCTATATTATGCAGGTACAGGTTGAGTATGAATATCAACCGCTTACCCCGGTTGGCGATTTGTTGCTAGATGGACGAATTATTGACGCAACCTCGCGCCGCACGATTGTCCGCTACGATTTTTCGAGCATTGACCCACTTTCGGTTTGCCGCTAA
- a CDS encoding protein kinase — MFPNGMILHDTYEIRERIGHGGGGAVYAAYDIKLRKMVALKHLHLEGEHAIKAFGHEASLLANLQHPSLPKVYLHFTTNDSQFLVMDLIDGADLSSMLERQGGPLPVEQVLAWADQLLSVLTYLHTFYRQPIVHRDIKPANIKITSRGELKLLDFGLAKAEIFTNMKSAMHSVHGYTLTYAPPEQINQEGTDPRSDLYSLGATLYHLLTGRTPADGDGKTADALARTLAMAKRKPDPIIAPQRFNPSIPDHVNQAIMRSLEIDADERFASAEEFRLALAQPYAPVNNAQTKILPSTISSRAITGPAKQPTSRDSQPSPGMYKPNSSYPVEASAEAMPQPQPTPSYKRFWPLLLILLLGGAGGGWWLNRDAQLNTDSDRITATLMAQPSQDLPTNTVLAVVAQPTFTVGAATSEPTTIANDQATATSELTPASTATSGPAQPTNANLPATARPAATNRPATTRPAATNRPVPTNPPAVQPTNPPAVQPTNPPAPSDRDGDGFNDDADGCPDVAGPNNGCPAVVEPTAPPAVVDTDGDTIPDTVDACPREPGDPSRNGCPKPAEQPTDRPQQPTNPPLPSNTPKPVIQPTKEPPPPPPPPGP, encoded by the coding sequence ATGTTTCCAAATGGCATGATCCTACATGATACCTATGAAATTCGTGAGCGAATTGGCCATGGCGGCGGGGGAGCCGTCTATGCTGCTTACGATATTAAGTTGCGCAAAATGGTGGCGCTCAAACATTTGCACCTTGAGGGCGAACATGCGATCAAAGCCTTTGGCCATGAAGCCAGTCTTTTGGCCAACTTACAACATCCAAGTTTGCCCAAAGTTTATTTGCACTTTACAACCAATGATAGCCAATTTTTGGTGATGGATTTGATCGATGGCGCGGATTTGAGCAGTATGCTCGAACGCCAAGGCGGCCCGCTGCCGGTTGAGCAAGTGCTGGCTTGGGCTGATCAACTGTTGAGTGTCTTGACCTACCTGCATACCTTCTATCGTCAGCCGATCGTCCATCGTGATATTAAGCCTGCTAATATCAAAATTACTTCACGCGGTGAATTAAAGCTGCTGGATTTTGGCTTAGCCAAGGCTGAAATTTTTACCAATATGAAAAGTGCCATGCATAGTGTTCATGGCTATACCTTGACCTACGCACCGCCTGAACAAATTAATCAAGAAGGTACTGACCCGCGCAGCGATTTGTATTCGTTGGGCGCGACCCTCTATCATTTATTAACTGGGCGTACCCCAGCCGATGGCGACGGCAAAACCGCTGATGCATTGGCGCGAACCTTGGCGATGGCCAAACGCAAGCCCGACCCAATTATTGCCCCCCAACGCTTCAACCCATCAATTCCAGATCATGTCAATCAGGCGATTATGCGTTCGTTGGAGATTGATGCCGATGAGCGGTTTGCGTCGGCTGAAGAATTTCGACTTGCCTTGGCTCAACCCTATGCGCCAGTCAATAATGCCCAAACCAAAATTTTGCCATCGACGATTAGCTCGAGGGCGATTACTGGGCCAGCAAAACAGCCAACAAGTCGCGATAGCCAACCCAGCCCAGGTATGTACAAGCCAAATAGTAGCTATCCAGTTGAAGCAAGCGCTGAGGCAATGCCTCAACCACAGCCAACGCCGAGCTATAAACGCTTTTGGCCACTTTTGCTGATTTTATTGCTTGGTGGTGCTGGTGGTGGTTGGTGGCTTAACCGTGATGCGCAATTGAACACTGATTCAGATCGCATCACTGCTACGTTGATGGCTCAGCCCAGCCAAGACCTGCCAACCAATACGGTGCTAGCGGTGGTGGCCCAGCCAACGTTCACCGTAGGCGCTGCGACGAGCGAGCCAACCACGATTGCTAATGATCAAGCAACCGCGACCAGCGAACTAACCCCGGCAAGCACAGCGACCAGTGGGCCAGCTCAGCCAACCAATGCTAATCTACCTGCAACTGCTCGGCCTGCAGCGACCAATCGCCCTGCAACAACCCGCCCAGCGGCAACTAATCGCCCTGTGCCAACCAATCCACCAGCAGTCCAACCAACTAATCCACCAGCAGTCCAACCAACTAATCCACCAGCACCAAGTGATCGGGATGGCGATGGCTTTAATGATGATGCTGATGGCTGTCCTGATGTAGCTGGCCCCAATAATGGATGTCCGGCGGTGGTCGAGCCAACTGCACCGCCCGCCGTCGTTGATACGGATGGCGATACGATTCCCGATACTGTTGATGCTTGTCCACGTGAGCCTGGTGACCCATCACGCAATGGTTGCCCCAAGCCAGCTGAGCAACCAACTGATCGGCCTCAACAACCAACCAATCCACCTTTACCAAGTAATACGCCTAAACCAGTTATTCAACCCACCAAGGAACCGCCACCACCGCCACCACCACCAGGGCCATAA
- a CDS encoding protein kinase — MKIPKGVILNQNYEIQQQVGGGGGGNVYEAFDHNLQKRVAVKHLLLDGLPAIKAFKREAQLLANLDHPCLPRVLDHFEHDLGQFLVMDYIEGDDLSQRLEAQNGPLGLQQVLAWADQLLDLLDYLQTAHATPIIHRDIKPANIKITPRGQLKLIDFGLAKSAMSTQVNSVLKSIHGYTQTYAPPEQIYQTGTDERSDLFALGATLYHLLTGRPPTDGNNKTIDALIRDAAVIQSKPDPIVAPMLLNPAIPEPISQVIMRAMALKKEERFASAAEFRQALKQPSQSSTSGSLKSLLGTMSKAITTPIKAVTTNHTNSQSVGISAAAISQPLRLPAQATAATTRLKRWSSLMLVVLIGLVGGSWWWVKVQPNSAQADDPQANSRPALILNSESAEQPSVTTGQSVAQPTITLVQATATVVQASATVTTVPPTAVVAQPTARPATARPAAQPTQRPTAQPTNPPPPSDRDGDGVADANDPCPDTNGPNNGCPAPTAVPDRDGDGVVDANDPCPDVAGPNNGCPVVEPTAIADRDGDTIPDDRDVCPSEPGDPSRNGCPKPKDPPTERPTNTPQPPPTNTPRPITDRFTPTPTPKIDK, encoded by the coding sequence ATGAAAATTCCCAAGGGAGTGATTCTTAACCAAAATTATGAAATCCAGCAACAGGTTGGTGGTGGTGGTGGCGGCAATGTCTACGAAGCGTTTGACCATAATTTGCAGAAACGGGTTGCGGTCAAACACCTTTTGCTTGATGGTTTGCCAGCGATCAAGGCCTTCAAACGCGAAGCCCAACTACTCGCCAACCTTGATCACCCATGTTTGCCGCGGGTGCTCGACCATTTTGAGCACGATCTTGGCCAGTTTTTGGTGATGGATTATATCGAAGGCGACGATCTGAGCCAGCGTTTAGAGGCTCAAAACGGGCCACTTGGCTTACAACAGGTCTTGGCTTGGGCTGATCAACTTTTAGATTTACTTGATTATCTGCAAACTGCCCATGCTACGCCGATTATTCATCGCGATATTAAACCAGCCAATATTAAAATTACCCCACGCGGCCAGCTCAAATTGATCGACTTTGGCTTAGCCAAAAGTGCTATGTCCACCCAAGTCAATAGTGTGCTGAAAAGCATCCATGGCTATACCCAGACCTACGCCCCGCCCGAGCAAATTTACCAAACAGGCACCGACGAACGCAGCGATTTATTTGCCTTAGGCGCAACCCTCTATCATTTATTAACAGGCCGCCCGCCCACCGATGGCAACAACAAAACCATCGATGCGCTGATCCGTGATGCGGCGGTAATTCAGAGCAAGCCCGACCCAATCGTTGCGCCAATGCTGCTCAATCCTGCAATTCCTGAGCCAATTAGTCAGGTGATTATGCGGGCAATGGCGCTTAAAAAGGAAGAGCGTTTTGCCAGTGCCGCCGAATTTCGCCAAGCGCTCAAGCAACCGAGCCAAAGCTCAACCAGCGGCTCGCTGAAGAGCTTGCTTGGCACGATGAGCAAGGCGATTACCACGCCAATTAAAGCGGTTACCACCAACCACACGAATAGTCAGAGTGTCGGCATCAGTGCCGCCGCGATCAGCCAACCCTTGCGCTTGCCAGCCCAAGCCACTGCTGCAACGACTCGCCTCAAACGCTGGAGTTCGCTGATGCTGGTGGTGTTAATTGGTTTAGTTGGTGGCAGTTGGTGGTGGGTTAAAGTCCAGCCCAATAGTGCTCAAGCAGATGATCCTCAAGCTAATTCACGACCTGCTCTTATTCTTAATTCAGAATCTGCTGAACAGCCTAGTGTGACTACTGGACAGAGTGTTGCCCAACCAACTATCACGCTAGTTCAAGCCACAGCAACTGTTGTCCAGGCAAGCGCAACTGTTACCACAGTGCCGCCAACTGCCGTGGTAGCCCAGCCCACGGCGCGGCCTGCTACCGCGCGACCAGCGGCCCAACCGACCCAACGACCAACGGCTCAGCCGACCAATCCTCCCCCGCCGTCCGACCGCGATGGCGATGGTGTGGCTGATGCCAATGATCCCTGCCCAGATACCAATGGCCCAAATAATGGCTGCCCTGCGCCTACCGCAGTGCCCGATCGTGATGGTGATGGCGTGGTTGATGCCAATGATCCCTGTCCCGATGTGGCTGGGCCGAATAATGGCTGCCCAGTGGTCGAGCCAACCGCGATTGCCGATCGCGATGGCGATACCATTCCTGATGATCGTGATGTTTGCCCGAGCGAGCCTGGTGATCCTTCGCGTAATGGCTGCCCGAAACCCAAAGATCCACCAACTGAGCGGCCAACCAACACGCCACAACCTCCGCCAACCAATACACCGCGTCCAATTACTGATCGCTTTACGCCAACACCTACACCGAAGATCGACAAATAA
- a CDS encoding M48 family metallopeptidase: protein MLSVLWGLVHMLEPHHQRPFWEHLGRAMPDYLTRKQWLQIYGGGL from the coding sequence ATGCTCTCTGTTCTCTGGGGACTGGTGCATATGCTTGAGCCACATCATCAACGCCCATTCTGGGAGCATCTAGGCCGGGCGATGCCCGATTATCTGACGCGTAAACAATGGTTGCAGATCTATGGTGGTGGCCTGTAA